The Zootoca vivipara chromosome 4, rZooViv1.1, whole genome shotgun sequence genome has a segment encoding these proteins:
- the ATG16L2 gene encoding protein Atg16l2 isoform X1: MAESGGGGGSARLCRRCWKRHIVRQLQQRDRAQKARFLDLVQAYNKLLEKSNLENFTAKLQAKSLENLRGFPPRPIQETTDCFLGAVLGPAESTESLKGIHERHLAELESINGELAYSIYEWNLQLKAKDAELEEQRGRLASLSGHVSELEAEHRVLREQVEELSRRIAAMKDDYGSLHQRCRQQDGEFRRAVERGLELLRCFMQKKTEAAEHRNKALKRAKQDRLVKELKKAARTPVGIKVEPEDGKADEQKMPHRDAQEESGEKMWKRPFRSASATSMTLTRYVGVFKDGAKHSPVSFRMRRGSSFSNPSEERYYYTPSCVAACLPSRVSDEQEGHASEINAARFSPNSSMLATGGADKLIKLWNVAGGRMEKMKTLEGANGAITSVEFDPSGFHVLAATYNNAAHLWKIDDCRFKEVLTGHTDKVTAARFRATRHQAVTGSRDRTMKEWDLTKGACYRTIDVFSYCNDIVCCDTFIISGHHDKTIRFWDSRDPRCTQVIPVEGKVTSLSISPDQMHLLSCSRDNALKVIDLRMHNIRQVFRAEGFKCGSDGTKAVFSPDKNYALVGSADGALYLWNMETGKLETSLPGVHSSPVNAVAWSPSGAYIGSVDRGRKVVLWS; the protein is encoded by the exons ATAACAAGCTCTTGGAAAAATCTAACCTGGAAAACTTCACTGCAAAGCTGCAAGCTAAATCTCTGGAGAACTTGCGAGGATTCCCTCCCAG ACCCATCCAGGAGACCACTGACTGTTTCTTGGGTGCCGTCTTGGGCCCTGCAGAATCGACGGAAAGCCTGAAGGGGATTCATGAGAGACATTTGGCAGAGCTGGAAAGCATCAATGGGGAG CTTGCCTACAGCATCTATGAATGGAACTTGCAGCTCAAGGCAAAAGACGCTGAACTGGAGGAGCAGAGGGGCAG GCTGGCCAGCCTGAGTGGGCACGTCTCTGAGCTGGAGGCTGAGCATCGCGTGCTGCGGGAGCAGGTGGAGGAGCTGAGCCGCAGGATCGCGGCCATGAAGGACGACTATGGCTCTCTGCACCAGCGTTGCCGGCAGCAGGACGGGGAGTTCCGCCGGGCGGTCGAGAGAGGCCTGGAGCTGCTGAGGTGCTTCATGCAGAAGAAAACAGAGGCTGCGGAGCACAGGAACAAGGCCCTCAAGAG GGCAAAGCAAGACCGGCTGGTCAAGGAGCTGAAGAAGGCAGCGAGGACCCCAGTTGGCATTAAGGT GGAGCCAGAAGATGGGAAGGCTGATGAGCAAAAGATGCCCCACAGAGATGCCCAGGAGGAGTCTGGCGAAAAGATGTGGAAAAGGCCCTTTCG ATCTGCTTCTGCAACTTCCATGACCCTCACCAGATACGTGGGTGTTTTCAAAG ACGGTGCAAAACATTCACCTGTTAGTTTCAGGATGAGACGTGGAAGCTCATTCAGCAACCCGTCGGAGGAACGGTACTATTACACTCCCTCCTGTGTGGCTGCCTGCCTTCCGTCAAGAGTGAGCGACGAACAG GAAGGCCACGCCTCCGAAATCAATGCTGCCAGGTTCAGTCCCAATTCATCCATGCTGGCCACTGGTGGGGCTGACAAGCTGATCAAGCTCTGGAATGTGGCAGGAG GGCGAATGGAGAAAATGAAGACACTAGAAGGCGCCAACGGAGCCATCACCAGCGTCGAGTTTGACCCATCG GGATTTCACGTCTTGGCTGCTACGTACAACAATGCTGCTCATCTATGGAAGATTGACGACTGCCGTTTCAAG GAGGTTCTGACGGGGCACACAGACAAAGTGACGGCTGCCAGGTTCAGAGCCACCCGGCACCAAGCTGTGACGGGCAGCCGGGACAGGACAATGAAGGAGTGGGATTTGACCAAAGGGGCGT GCTACAGAACCATCGACGTCTTCTCCTATTGCAACGATATTGTGTGTTGCGACACCTTCATCATCAGTGGACACCATGACAAGACCATCCGTTTCTGGGACAGCAG AGATCCCCGCTGCACACAGGTGATCCCTGTGGAAGGCAAGGTCACCTCCTTGAGCATCAGTCCCGACCAGATGCACCTACTGAGCTGCTCCAGGGACAACGCCCTCAAAGTCATTGACCTTCGAATGCACAACATCCGGCAGGTCTTCAG GGCTGAGGGATTCAAGTGCGGTTCTGATGGGACCAAAGCAGTGTTCAG CCCCGATAAAAACTATGCCCTGGTTGGCTCCGCAGACGGCGCTCTCTACCTGTGGAACATGGAGACGGGGAAGCTAGAGACCAGCCTGCCTGGAGTGCACAG CTCACCTGTGAACGCTGTGGCCTGGAGCCCCTCTGGAGCCTACATTGGGAGTGTGGACCGAGGCAGGAAGGTGGTCCTCTGGAGCTGA
- the ATG16L2 gene encoding protein Atg16l2 isoform X2: MAESGGGGGSARLCRRCWKRHIVRQLQQRDRAQKARFLDLVQAYNKLLEKSNLENFTAKLQAKSLENLRGFPPRPIQETTDCFLGAVLGPAESTESLKGIHERHLAELESINGELAYSIYEWNLQLKAKDAELEEQRGRLASLSGHVSELEAEHRVLREQVEELSRRIAAMKDDYGSLHQRCRQQDGEFRRAVERGLELLRCFMQKKTEAAEHRNKALKRAKQDRLVKELKKAARTPVGIKVEPEDGKADEQKMPHRDAQEESGEKMWKRPFRSASATSMTLTRYVGVFKGLFDFRMRRGSSFSNPSEERYYYTPSCVAACLPSRVSDEQEGHASEINAARFSPNSSMLATGGADKLIKLWNVAGGRMEKMKTLEGANGAITSVEFDPSGFHVLAATYNNAAHLWKIDDCRFKEVLTGHTDKVTAARFRATRHQAVTGSRDRTMKEWDLTKGACYRTIDVFSYCNDIVCCDTFIISGHHDKTIRFWDSRDPRCTQVIPVEGKVTSLSISPDQMHLLSCSRDNALKVIDLRMHNIRQVFRAEGFKCGSDGTKAVFSPDKNYALVGSADGALYLWNMETGKLETSLPGVHSSPVNAVAWSPSGAYIGSVDRGRKVVLWS; the protein is encoded by the exons ATAACAAGCTCTTGGAAAAATCTAACCTGGAAAACTTCACTGCAAAGCTGCAAGCTAAATCTCTGGAGAACTTGCGAGGATTCCCTCCCAG ACCCATCCAGGAGACCACTGACTGTTTCTTGGGTGCCGTCTTGGGCCCTGCAGAATCGACGGAAAGCCTGAAGGGGATTCATGAGAGACATTTGGCAGAGCTGGAAAGCATCAATGGGGAG CTTGCCTACAGCATCTATGAATGGAACTTGCAGCTCAAGGCAAAAGACGCTGAACTGGAGGAGCAGAGGGGCAG GCTGGCCAGCCTGAGTGGGCACGTCTCTGAGCTGGAGGCTGAGCATCGCGTGCTGCGGGAGCAGGTGGAGGAGCTGAGCCGCAGGATCGCGGCCATGAAGGACGACTATGGCTCTCTGCACCAGCGTTGCCGGCAGCAGGACGGGGAGTTCCGCCGGGCGGTCGAGAGAGGCCTGGAGCTGCTGAGGTGCTTCATGCAGAAGAAAACAGAGGCTGCGGAGCACAGGAACAAGGCCCTCAAGAG GGCAAAGCAAGACCGGCTGGTCAAGGAGCTGAAGAAGGCAGCGAGGACCCCAGTTGGCATTAAGGT GGAGCCAGAAGATGGGAAGGCTGATGAGCAAAAGATGCCCCACAGAGATGCCCAGGAGGAGTCTGGCGAAAAGATGTGGAAAAGGCCCTTTCG ATCTGCTTCTGCAACTTCCATGACCCTCACCAGATACGTGGGTGTTTTCAAAGGTTTGTTTGA TTTCAGGATGAGACGTGGAAGCTCATTCAGCAACCCGTCGGAGGAACGGTACTATTACACTCCCTCCTGTGTGGCTGCCTGCCTTCCGTCAAGAGTGAGCGACGAACAG GAAGGCCACGCCTCCGAAATCAATGCTGCCAGGTTCAGTCCCAATTCATCCATGCTGGCCACTGGTGGGGCTGACAAGCTGATCAAGCTCTGGAATGTGGCAGGAG GGCGAATGGAGAAAATGAAGACACTAGAAGGCGCCAACGGAGCCATCACCAGCGTCGAGTTTGACCCATCG GGATTTCACGTCTTGGCTGCTACGTACAACAATGCTGCTCATCTATGGAAGATTGACGACTGCCGTTTCAAG GAGGTTCTGACGGGGCACACAGACAAAGTGACGGCTGCCAGGTTCAGAGCCACCCGGCACCAAGCTGTGACGGGCAGCCGGGACAGGACAATGAAGGAGTGGGATTTGACCAAAGGGGCGT GCTACAGAACCATCGACGTCTTCTCCTATTGCAACGATATTGTGTGTTGCGACACCTTCATCATCAGTGGACACCATGACAAGACCATCCGTTTCTGGGACAGCAG AGATCCCCGCTGCACACAGGTGATCCCTGTGGAAGGCAAGGTCACCTCCTTGAGCATCAGTCCCGACCAGATGCACCTACTGAGCTGCTCCAGGGACAACGCCCTCAAAGTCATTGACCTTCGAATGCACAACATCCGGCAGGTCTTCAG GGCTGAGGGATTCAAGTGCGGTTCTGATGGGACCAAAGCAGTGTTCAG CCCCGATAAAAACTATGCCCTGGTTGGCTCCGCAGACGGCGCTCTCTACCTGTGGAACATGGAGACGGGGAAGCTAGAGACCAGCCTGCCTGGAGTGCACAG CTCACCTGTGAACGCTGTGGCCTGGAGCCCCTCTGGAGCCTACATTGGGAGTGTGGACCGAGGCAGGAAGGTGGTCCTCTGGAGCTGA